The following coding sequences lie in one Bacteroidota bacterium genomic window:
- a CDS encoding T9SS type A sorting domain-containing protein, translating into MIFKLKILFFFLVIFVTKNYAQNLVPVPQFEKTDTLICAPPTITGIIIDVPPWFEYYSADYYNVCDTSNYWGVPQNIIGYQEAHSARGYIGLYAYYQTVFSREYIEVQLTSPLITSQTYYVQFYVSLADTMQYAIENLGALFTDTLFDPFPAPTFTWVTGIPQIENAAGNMLNDKNNWVAVNGAFVANGGEQYITIGNFRDDASTVKQYFGGTTINTLGAYYYIEDVYVGTTPPPVSVQENEQDTHNIKLYPNPNNGVMTLECNLLDTENGKLTIYDITGKLIRTYSLATGTKKVTIDVQLLEAGIYLYDVIVNGKKSRTNKMTIMK; encoded by the coding sequence ATGATTTTCAAACTGAAAATATTGTTTTTCTTTTTAGTAATTTTTGTAACTAAAAATTATGCGCAAAACCTTGTACCTGTGCCTCAATTTGAAAAAACGGATACGCTTATTTGTGCCCCCCCTACTATTACAGGTATTATAATTGATGTTCCACCTTGGTTTGAGTATTATTCAGCGGATTATTATAATGTCTGTGACACTTCAAATTATTGGGGAGTTCCTCAAAATATAATTGGTTATCAAGAGGCTCATTCAGCTAGAGGGTATATTGGTCTGTATGCATATTATCAAACGGTATTCTCAAGAGAGTATATTGAAGTTCAATTAACTAGTCCACTTATTACTTCTCAAACATATTACGTTCAGTTTTATGTTAGTTTAGCTGACACAATGCAATATGCTATTGAGAATTTAGGAGCTTTATTTACAGATACACTTTTTGATCCCTTTCCAGCTCCAACATTTACATGGGTAACTGGAATTCCTCAAATAGAAAACGCAGCAGGAAATATGTTAAATGATAAAAATAATTGGGTCGCAGTGAATGGTGCTTTTGTGGCTAATGGAGGTGAACAATATATTACAATCGGAAATTTTAGAGATGATGCAAGTACAGTAAAACAATATTTTGGTGGAACTACGATAAATACGCTAGGTGCCTATTATTACATCGAAGATGTTTACGTAGGAACAACGCCACCACCGGTAAGTGTTCAAGAAAATGAACAGGACACACACAACATAAAGTTATATCCAAATCCGAATAATGGTGTCATGACACTTGAATGCAATTTACTTGATACGGAAAATGGAAAATTAACAATATACGATATTACCGGAAAGTTGATACGCACGTATAGTTTAGCTACTGGAACAAAAAAAGTAACAATAGATGTACAATTGCTGGAGGCAGGAATCTATTTGTATGATGTTATTGTGAATGGTAAGAAGAGTAGAACCAATAAAATGACGATTATGAAATAA